Part of the Helicobacter bilis genome is shown below.
GTGCGATGATATTTATAGCTTACTTGCAAGTCGCTGTGTGCTTGGCATAGCTTCAAGCTTCATTACCACAGCAGCTTCTGCTTTGCTTGGAGACTATTATGCAGTGGGCGATGGAAGAAGGGAGAAAGCGTTAAGTTTGCAAGGATTTGTGATGGCTTTGGGCGGTGCTGGCTTGACAATTATTGCTGGGTATTTGGCAAGTTTTTCTTGGCATTATGTGTTTTATGTTTATGCAAGTGGAATTTGTATTTTTATTTTGTGTATTTTTTATCTTTTTGAGCCACGAATCTTGCGAAAAAATACGCAAATATTACAACAAGATTCAAAAGTAGATTATAAAAATTTTATAAAAATATATTTTGCTGGTTTTTTTGTAATGATGATATATTATCTTGCTGGTGTGCAGTTTCCCCACTATATAGAGAATATTCTAGGATTGGAGGAAAAATATATAGGATTGGCTATGGCGATACCCGGAATTTTTTATGCCTTTTCTGCATATTTTTATAAAAATTTACGCATATTTTTGAGTATAGAATCTATTTATGTATATGCATTTGTTTTTGAGTCTTTAGGGTTTTTTCTTGTGGCATTGATAGATGATTTTATAGTAACTTGTTGTGCTCTTGCTATTTTTGGAATAGTTGGAGGAATAATTACTACAAATAATAGTAACTATCTTTTTAGTATAGCCAAACCACAAGTAAGAGCAAGGGCGTATGGCGGATTGGCAAGCTGCCTTTTCTTTGGGCAATTTATTAGCCCCATAATTACTACACCCATCGTGCTTGCCATTGGTTTTCAAGCACAATTTTATTTATGGGCTGGAATGATTATGCTTGTCGCATTGGTATATCTAAAAAATGCAAAAAATGGCGTAGCAATTCATAGGGAGCATAAATGAGAGTGCTGGATTTTTGTTATTATCTATTTCCTATCAAAAGAAATGAGCTACCACTTTTTATTTGGGCTTTTTGTTTTATCTTTATGCTCTTTTTCGCTTATGCACTTTTGCGACCACTGCGTGATGCTTTAGGTATAGAAGGCGGACAAGATGAACTTAAATGGCTTTTTATGGGGACATTTATTATTTGCATTATTGCGAGTCTTACTCTTATGTTTGTAAGCACAAAAATCAAGCGAAAATTTTATGTAGATTGTGTAATAGTTTTTTTCGCACTCAATCTTGCAATATTTTATATTGCTATGCAAATTCTAGAATCTGGAAGCAATGGGTTTTTATGGCTCAGTCGTAGTTTTTATATTTGGGTGAGTGTATTTAATCTTTTTGTATTTAGTTCAGCGTGGAGTTTGCTTGCTGATGTGTTTGATAGAGAATCAAGTATGCGACTTTTTGGTATGATAGCTGCTGGAGCTAGTCTTGGTAGTATTTCTGGGGCTTTAGTCGTAGTCTTTTTATCTCGCCATATTTCAAGCTCTACTTTTGTGTTTGTGGCACTCGGGTCTTTACTCTTAGCCCTTGTGTGTAAGATATGTATAATGCAGATTCTAAAAAAGAAAAGTCTAAAATATAATAAAGTAGCTTTGTTTGCTCGTTTTGAGAAAAGCATTGATGCGAAAAATCCTTTTGTCGGTTTTCATCTCATTTTGCATTCAAGGTATTTGTTATATGTTAGTTTTTTTATCCTTTTACTCACAAGCATTTCCACATTTTTATATATGGAACAAGCGCGTGTAATCAATACGCTTTTTTCTACTAGAGAATCTCGCATAGAAGCATTTGCTGGGATTGATTTTATCGTGCAAAGTTGTAGCCTTATTATACAAATATTTTTCACTGCAAAAATTACTAGAATCTTTGGGCTATCGGCTTTGCTTGGCTCACTAGGCTTTGTGCTGACTTTGGGCTTTGTATTTTTAGCCTTTATGCACCCTGCATTTGTGCCTCTAGCTGTGGTGATGAGTGTGCGTAGGATTGGTGAATACGCTCTTGTAAAACCCGGGAGAGAAATGCTATTTGTCCCCTTAAGTGCAAATGAAAAATATAAAGTGAAAAATTTCCTTGATTGTGTGTTGTATCGTGCAGGTGATATGTTAAGCGGACAGATTGAGGGAGTTTTTGCTTCTTTTGGAGTGATATTTGTGCTTTGTGTTGGCGCACTTTTATCGTTTGTATGGGGTATGCTTGGTGTGAAACTAGCTAAAATGCACGAATCTTTACACGCCAAAAATCAAGATGAAAAATTTTACTCTTAGGAGACAACTATGCAAAATACAAATAGAAGAGAGTTTTTAAAGACTTCAGGCAAACTTACCGCAATGGCGGCAATACTTGGAAGTGGTGTAGGCAGTGTGCTTATGGCAGATTCTAATCCGTATAAAACTACACTGAATCTAAAAGGGCAAATGCCTATGCGAACCTTAGGCAAAACAAACCCTTTGCAAGTTTCTGCACTTGCATTTGGCTGTATGGGGCTAAACTATCATAGAAGCAAAAGATTGAGCGAAAAAGAAGCCTCAAACATAGTCGCACAAGCACTTGAGTATGGGATAAATTTCTTTGATACCGCACAAGTGTATGGACCAGATAGCAATGAGATTTTAACAGGCAAGATTCTAAAACCTTATAGAGATAAAGTCATTATTGCTACTAAGTTTGGCTTTGGTGCAAATGGTGATGATTTAAACTCATCGCCAAAGAGAATCCGCCAAGTTGTAGAGCAGAGCTTAAAGCGATTAAATCTAGAGAGTTTGCCCTTGCTTTATCAGCATAGATTTGACCCAAAAACGCCCATAGAAGAAGTCGCAGATACGATGAAAAGCCTTATACAAGAGGGCAAGGTAATGCGATGGGGCGTGTGTGAGCTAAGTGCAAAAAGCGTAGAAAAAGCACATAAAATCTGCCCTTTGAGTGCGGTGCAGAGTGAATATCATCTTATGTGGAGAAATGTAGAGAGTGAGCTTTTGCCGACTTTAGAGCGATTAGGCATAGGCTTTGTGGCGTATTCACCTTTGGCTAGAGGGTATTTAAGCGGTAAGCTTACAAAAAATAGCGACTTTGACCCAAGCAATGATAATCGCGCAACTTTTCCTAGATACCAAGATGAAGCGATGAGGGCAAATTATCAAATCATCACACTTTTGCAAGAATTTGGCAAGGCAAAGGGAGCAAATGGCAAAGATGCAACTCCTGCACAAATCGCCCTTGCCTATTTACTCGCTAAAAAGCCCTACATTATCCCACTTTTTGGCACGACAAACCCCACGCATTTGCTAGAAAATGTGCAGAGTTTGCAAGTTACATTGACGCAAAAAGATATAAAATGGCTAGATTCTAAGCTTGATAATATCGCTATTGTAGGCGATCGCTATCCACCAGAACAAGCACAGAGAGTGGGACAATAAGCTTACAATTAGCAAAAGGCTTCATAATTTTAAGGCAGATTCTATCCACTGCCTTAAGTTATGCTAGACTTACGCAAATGTTGTATAATTCTGCCTTTTAATACTTACAATTAATACTTGCAAAGAAAGGCTAAAATGTTTTCTCTCTCATCTCGCCGCTATACAGGAGCTAAAACAAAGCTTTTAGATTCTATTGATACAAGCATTTTAAAAAGCTTTGATTATAGAGAAAGGAAAAATCTTAGCTTTTTTGATGTGTTTGGTGGCACAGGGGTTGTGAGTGAGTATTTTGCTAAAAAGAGTGAGTTTAGCAATATTATCATCAATGACTTTTTACACTCAAATTTCATCATTTATCAAGGCTTTTTTACACAAGATTCTTTTGATTTAGAAAAATTTTAAGCTAGAAAATATGCCTTAATTATTTCTATGACATTCCGCAAGGGAGTGACTACACAATGCAAGAACTCTGTGGTATAATCCCACAAAGCACAAAGGCAAACAATGAATCTCTATATTCTCACAGAAGAGCGACCAAAACAAGAAGTGTTACACACTATAATCACAAGATTTTTACAGGATAAAAAGCTTTGTGCTTTTATAGATACTCTTAAGATTTTACCCATTGTTAAAGAAAATTGCTTTGCGTTTAGCTATGAGATTCTAGGTGTGTCGTGCAATGGACTTAAAAAAATCTATGTCAAAATTGTAAGTGGGACGAGTAGTTTTGTAGATTATCTTGTGTTTTTTCAAGAGAATGAGCCTACCCCTAAAGATATTCCACTTTATGCGATTGAAGAGACAAAGACAAATGATAGTGAAAGCCGAAATACAGGCGTATATCAACGCATTACTAAATTTGTCTATCTTAACAATTTTTATCCACAGACAACAAAAATTATGCTTTATAATCTTAAAACTGAACTCAAAAAACCCACACAAACTTCAATCTTTGGCACAAGGATTTTACGCACTTTGGGTGTGGAGATTATGGGAAAGGATTTTAGAGAAAATAATGAGATTTTAAAACCTTTTGAAAATATTGAAGAATTGGTAGCCTATAAAAATTCAATGAGAAAACCACCAAAAAATAATACTCCACTCAACATCCACAAAGTTAAAGATACAATCTTTATAAGTGCAAGACTTTTTAAAGCAAATACCCTATCTCACGACCCAAATATTGGGGCGGTAAGTGGTATTTGTGCAGCGTTACGAAAGCTGGGGTTTAAAGAGAATCTTACTATCACACATCACGGCTTAGAACAAAAACATCTTGGTAAAAATAATAAATTTATACAAATAGCAAATGTGCTACATATTGACTTAGATGGACTTACAATTCCAAAAGCAAAATTACCACAAACATATTGGCATTATGAAACACAAGGCGAGAAACTTGCGACAATTTTTATCCATCTTGTTGTGGAGCATTTTAGCAGTGCTTATGGAATTTTTGAAAATCACGCAGGATGTGAAAAAAGCTATTTTTTAACAGCAGATGGTAATTACATAGCGTTACAAAAATATGAGGATAAGCAATCTTATAAGCAAGGCAATAAAAAGGCAAGGCTTTTTATTCCTGATTTGATTTTGCTTGACCCTAAAAACCTTGAAATTATCAATATTGAGGGTAAAAAATATATCAACAAACAACAAGGAATCAAAGAATTAAACAATTATGATTGCATAGAGACAGAATATATTTCAAAATATTATAAAAATTATAAAATTATCCGCACCCTTGTGCTTTATGGCTCTTTGTGTGAGGAAATTATAGATATTGAAGTAGGCTTTTTACTTAATGAAAAAGGTAAGATGATTTTAGGGATTAAAGCACCAAAAATTTTTATACAAAGCTTAGAAAATTTACTCGCATTTTGGAAACCACAATGACAAAAACAATACACTCAAAACCAAGCTATATCAAATCCCCACTCAATTATATTGGTGGAAAATACAAAATCTTACCCCAAATCCTACCCTTATTTCCTAAAAAAATTGATACTTTTATAGATGTATTTTGTGGAGGTTGTAATGTAGCAATCAATGTCAATGCTAAGCGAATTTTGGCAAATGATAATTTAAGTTATCTTATCGCTCTTTTAAGATTTTTGCAACAAAATCCTTTAGAAAAAACACTGCAAGAAATAGAGCAAATTATACATTTTTACGCTTTAAGCAAAGAAAATGCAGAGGGTTATAAACTTTTAAGACAGGATTATAATGCGTATAAACATCCTTTAAAATTACTTGCACTTCTTGCTTTTAGTTTTAATCATCAAATACGCTTTAATAACGCACATCATTTTAATACCCCTTTTGGCAGAAATCGCTCAAGTTTTAACCCACAAATGAAAATCAATCTCATTGCTTTTATACAATCCCTACAACAAATCAGTATCACATTTTCTAGCCTTGATTTTAGTGAAGCTTTTAGCACTTTAGATTCTATGCAAGATAAAGAATTGTTTGTGTATTGCGACCCACCCTATCTTATCACGCAAGGCACTTATAATGATGGTAAAAGGGGTTTTAGCGGCTGGAATGAAAGCCTAGAAAAACGGCTTTTAAACTCTCTTAGCAAACTAGATTCTAAAGGCATTCTCTTTGGGCTTTCAAATGTCCTTACCCACAAAGGACAAGAAAATAAGCTTTTAAAACAATGGTTAGAGACGCATAATTTTTATATCTACACTATACAAGCACACTATACAAATGCAAATTATCAAGCAAAATATAGGGATAAACAACACACGCAAGAAGTATTCATTACAAATTACAAGGCGGATAATGCGTTTTATTGGCAATAAAGAAAAATTAGCCCCCATCATTTATGACTTTTTACAAAAACTTAGGCTTATTAAGGCAGAAAACCAAAGCTTTTTTGATGTTTTTAGCGGCAGTGTAAGTGTGGGGAAATTCTTTAGGCATAAAGGCTTTAAAGTATATAGTAGTGATATGCTGTATTTTTCTTATTGTTTGCAAAAAGCATATTTGGAGTATGGGATTCCAACTTTTGAAAAGCTTTTACTAGAAAAACAATCCTTGCAAAACCCCACTTTTTTTAACACCCCTTATGAAAAGGTGCTAAATTTTTTAAATTCTTTGCGTGGTGTGCAAGGCTTTATTAGCACACATTATGCACCCAGCCCGACAAATGCAAGAATGTATTTCACACAAGAAAACGCACAAAAAATAGATGTGATGCGTTTGCAAATAGAGCAATGGAAAAATGAAAATCATATCAACGAGAGTGAGTATTTTATTCTCCTTGCCACGCTTTTAGAATCTGTGTCTTTATTTGCAAATGTGGCAGGTGTGTATGCAGCATTTTGTAAGAGTTGGGATAAAAGAGCCTTAAAGCCTTTTATGTTAAAGGCTATTGAGTTTTCGCAGGGCATAAGCGGGGAGTGCTTTTGCGGGGATAGCGTAAAGATTTTGCAAGGTTTTAAAAAGTCTATTGATATACTTTATCTTGACCCGCCTTATAATCAAAGACAATACGCCCCAAATTATCATTTACTAGAAACCCTTGCAAGATATGATAATCCTAGCATTAAAGGTGTGGCTGGAATGCGTGAGTGGGGGAAGCAAAAAAGCCTATTTTGTAACGCAAAAACTGCTTTAATACAGCTAGAAAATATTGCAAAATTACCTTGCTATAAAAACTTAGTGTTAAGTTACAATAGTGATGGAATTATGCAAAAAGATTCTATTTTCAAGCTTTTAGAATCCTTTGGTAAAGTAAGTTTTTATGAAATTCCTTATAGGCGATTTAAAAGTAATGCTAAAGTGCAGAAAAATGGTGTATTTGAATACTTATGGGTGCTTGAAAAATTTTAATTGCAATTTGTGAAGAAATTTTTACAATTAAACAAAACACATATCAAAGGAATGCAAATCCTACCCCTAAGCACAGATGATATAATCAAAATCTTAGAATCTTGCCTAAGCTACAACGCTCTTATGCCAAAGTTTAAACAAGCCCTTAGCAGTAGTGAAAATTGGGGTAGTAAGTGGTATCAAACCCAAATTTAAACAATGCTTGAAAATTTATAATTATTCTGCAAATCTCGCATTTTCCCCTTGACAAACACTAGGTGTCAGGCTTTATACTTGCATTGTAGATTCTAGGTTGTCATACTGAAGCTATAAGCTGAAGTATCTAGCATAGAAACTAAACAAGATATTTCGTGCTATGCACTCAATATGACAAGATTCTAGATTTTAGTCAAATGTGTGCAGGGCAAAAGGACATTTCTTAGAATCTTAATCGCAAGATTGCTACTAGATTCTACAAAAACCTACAAGGACACAACTATGCAAAACATTAACAAAGCAAAAGCTACAACAAACGCTACGCCAAGCACAGATAGAGATATTTTCACACGGGATATAAATGGAGAGCTAATAAGCCCAGATGATAAGGATTTCTCACAGATTTTAGCCGTTATAGAAAACACGCAAAAGTTAGTCCATAAGCTAAACACACAAGCACTAGATAAAGATTCCGTAAGGGCTGTTTTTAGCGAGATTGTAGGCTATGAAGTGGATTGTAGCACTTGGATATTCCCGCCTTTTTATGTGGATTTTGGACGCAATATCAAGGTAGGCAAAAACTTCTTTATGAATAGCTCTTGCACTTTTATGGATAGGGGCGGGATTACAATTGGCGATGATGTGTTTATCGCTCCTAAAGTGTGCTTAACCACAATCAATCACGATTTTAACCCCTATAATCGCAAGGCGACTTTTTGTAAGCCCATTGTGATAAAAGATAGGGTGTGGATAGGGATAAATGCCACGATTTGCCCGGGCGTTACCATTGGGGAAAATTCAATCATCGCCGCAGGAAGTGTGGTAACTAAAGATGTCCCGCCAAATGTCATTGTAGGCGGAAATCCCGCTAAGATTCTAAAAAGGCTTTGAAAGCACAGAATCTAAATGAGATGAAAACTAAGTATAATATTAATACGCCAAATGTAAAGGAAAAGCAATGTGTAAAGTGAAAATTGAAGTGATAAAAACGCATTTTGATGAAGAATTAGCTAAAGAATATGGCGTGGAATGCGTGTGTCCTATACACAAGGTTGGAGAGAGTTTTATCTCGCTTGGCTTTGATAAACCGCAAGGATTCTGCGATGAAGCGTGGAAGGCGATTTATCAATATGTATTTGCACTCGCACATAGCGATAAGGACAGCGTATTTTATTTTAAAGATTGGATTCAAAAGCCCGGTGTGGCGATAAACTCGTGCAATGATGGAATCCGTCCTGTGATTTTTAAACTCACAAGGCTAGATTCTAAAGCACAGGCAGATGACTTTTACAATGAGTGAAAATTAGAAATGGCAGTAAGAAATTTGGCAATTACAATTTACAAACAAAGATGATAGCAATTGGCTACAACATTTTTCAAAGATTCTAAAAACACTTTAGAATCTAATATAGGGATTGTGAGATAAAGCATTTTGATATAAGAGGATTCTAAAATTATATAGATTTTTTTTATTTTCCCCCTTGACAGACACCAAGTGTCAGGTTTTATACTTTCACTTCACATTTATTTTTATACGAAAAGGAAAAAGATGAATCATAATTTTTTATTGTGGATTTTATGTTTTGGTGTATTTGGGATTTTAAGCACATAGCTTGGAATGATGGGGATTATCCCCATTGTGGCACAGAAATTTAGCGTATCCATTGATGATGTGGGCTGGAGTGTGAGTGTATTTTCGCTTGTGGTTGTGTTTTGTGCGCCTATTGCCCCTTTGCTTGGAATGATATGTTTGTATGTGTTGATATTTGTGTTTGCAAAGCAAGGGGTTGTGCTGCTTATATTTGCGGTGCTACTTGGAATCTTGGCAGGTGTTGTCAATAATGCCACACATTATGTGATAACACACCCCTATCCACAAGCCCCTGATTTTGCAAATGGCTTGTTTGTCTCATCGGCAAATATCGGCTTAAGCACAGGTGTGGCTCTATGCGGACTTTGCATTTCACTGCTTAATACGCAATACACCGCCCTTTGTGCCATTTTACTTTTATCTATGGGTGTAGCCAATGCTATTTAGGGTGCGATTAGAGAAGGCATAAGGGCTAAGGGGGATTTAACTTTTGAGATTTCTTGATAGATACTAGGCTTTTGTTTTAGAATCTAAAAGTTTATTTTCATAGTATTTTATGGTTTTTCTTAAATGTTTTTGCTCTAAGTTTTTCATAAAAGATTCCATAAAAGCGTAGTTTGGATTGCCTTTAGAATCTATGGGTAAAAGAATTTTACCTCTTTTTAGTCTTGTTAGCGTTGCCCCATTGCCTCCCCAATTAAATTTAGTCATTAGGTTTCTTAAGGCTTGTATCATAAAAAGAGCATTGTATTGATTAAGGTTTGCATTTTTTAAAATTTGGATATTTTGTCCTGTGTAGAACTCACTATTGTGATAAAAAGCAGTTTGCGTATCAAGCCCTATAATGATTACATTGCGTTCATTTTTAAGATAATTTTCTTGCTCTGCGATAAAGTCATCAACGCCATTTTGATTTTCTGTGCGTGTGATATAGGGGATTTTACCTTTTTTGCCACTAAGCTTATTTTTATCAATTCCATTTTTTGTAGCTTTTACTTCAAATATTTCACCTACGACAAACTCTCTCCATTGCAATTTATCAAGGTTGCAAGTATAAGAAAAGGTAGAATCTTGCCTACTAGATTCTATAAAAGCACAATAATCATTATAATCAAAGGGTATTACCCCCCCCCCCCCCGCTAGAATCTAGTTTATGTGTATAATAAGCTAAGATTTTTTGCAAATGCTTTTGCTCTAAGTTTTTCATAAAAGATTCCATAAATTCATAGTGTGGATTACCTTTAGAATCTATGGGAAGCATAACAACATCGTTTTTCAGTCTTGCTTCTGTGCGTCCATAACCAAAAGAATATTTTTCTTTAAATCTACATAATATACTTGCCACAAATAAGCCTGTATATTTATTAACCCAATCTGCATAACCAAAAGAACAGCTTGTTGTAGCAACAAAATCTTCTCGCTTATAAGCAGCATATCCAGCTCCCCCATCACCTTGATTAACAAACATTATGCAGTTTCCTTTTTGCAAAAGACTATTTTTTTCAACAAAAGCACTCACACCATTATTATTGATTGTAGCAGATAGAAAAGAAACGCCATTTTTAGAAATTTTGGTTTCTTGGTTAAAGTTTTTACACTTACCTTTTTCTATTCTTTCAAACAAATCACTAACTTTAAACTCGCCCCACTGCACAGATTCTAAACTTAATTCATTCTTTGCAATTTCCATTAGGCTACCCTCAAGGAAAGTTGCAAGGTTTTGCTTTGTTGTAAAAGTGTGGGATTGTTCGTTATGTCTTTGGGATACTTCGCTTTGCTCAGTATGACAAGGCAAAAGATCGGTATGACGCGATAAAAAATCAGTATGGCAGGATATAGAATCGGTATAGCAAAGTGAAGATTCAGTAAGATAAGGTGGGTGGCAAATATTATCCCCCCCCCCCCCCCATTAGAATCTAAGAGCTTATTTTT
Proteins encoded:
- a CDS encoding Dam family site-specific DNA-(adenine-N6)-methyltransferase, producing the protein MTKTIHSKPSYIKSPLNYIGGKYKILPQILPLFPKKIDTFIDVFCGGCNVAINVNAKRILANDNLSYLIALLRFLQQNPLEKTLQEIEQIIHFYALSKENAEGYKLLRQDYNAYKHPLKLLALLAFSFNHQIRFNNAHHFNTPFGRNRSSFNPQMKINLIAFIQSLQQISITFSSLDFSEAFSTLDSMQDKELFVYCDPPYLITQGTYNDGKRGFSGWNESLEKRLLNSLSKLDSKGILFGLSNVLTHKGQENKLLKQWLETHNFYIYTIQAHYTNANYQAKYRDKQHTQEVFITNYKADNAFYWQ
- a CDS encoding DNA adenine methylase — protein: MRFIGNKEKLAPIIYDFLQKLRLIKAENQSFFDVFSGSVSVGKFFRHKGFKVYSSDMLYFSYCLQKAYLEYGIPTFEKLLLEKQSLQNPTFFNTPYEKVLNFLNSLRGVQGFISTHYAPSPTNARMYFTQENAQKIDVMRLQIEQWKNENHINESEYFILLATLLESVSLFANVAGVYAAFCKSWDKRALKPFMLKAIEFSQGISGECFCGDSVKILQGFKKSIDILYLDPPYNQRQYAPNYHLLETLARYDNPSIKGVAGMREWGKQKSLFCNAKTALIQLENIAKLPCYKNLVLSYNSDGIMQKDSIFKLLESFGKVSFYEIPYRRFKSNAKVQKNGVFEYLWVLEKF
- a CDS encoding DNA adenine methylase; the protein is MFSLSSRRYTGAKTKLLDSIDTSILKSFDYRERKNLSFFDVFGGTGVVSEYFAKKSEFSNIIINDFLHSNFIIYQGFFTQDSFDLEKF
- a CDS encoding restriction endonuclease subunit S, translating into MEIAKNELSLESVQWGEFKVSDLFERIEKGKCKNFNQETKISKNGVSFLSATINNNGVSAFVEKNSLLQKGNCIMFVNQGDGGAGYAAYKREDFVATTSCSFGYADWVNKYTGLFVASILCRFKEKYSFGYGRTEARLKNDVVMLPIDSKGNPHYEFMESFMKNLEQKHLQKILAYYTHKLDSSGGGGGNTL
- a CDS encoding NTP/NDP exchange transporter translates to MRVLDFCYYLFPIKRNELPLFIWAFCFIFMLFFAYALLRPLRDALGIEGGQDELKWLFMGTFIICIIASLTLMFVSTKIKRKFYVDCVIVFFALNLAIFYIAMQILESGSNGFLWLSRSFYIWVSVFNLFVFSSAWSLLADVFDRESSMRLFGMIAAGASLGSISGALVVVFLSRHISSSTFVFVALGSLLLALVCKICIMQILKKKSLKYNKVALFARFEKSIDAKNPFVGFHLILHSRYLLYVSFFILLLTSISTFLYMEQARVINTLFSTRESRIEAFAGIDFIVQSCSLIIQIFFTAKITRIFGLSALLGSLGFVLTLGFVFLAFMHPAFVPLAVVMSVRRIGEYALVKPGREMLFVPLSANEKYKVKNFLDCVLYRAGDMLSGQIEGVFASFGVIFVLCVGALLSFVWGMLGVKLAKMHESLHAKNQDEKFYS
- a CDS encoding restriction endonuclease subunit S, producing the protein MQWREFVVGEIFEVKATKNGIDKNKLSGKKGKIPYITRTENQNGVDDFIAEQENYLKNERNVIIIGLDTQTAFYHNSEFYTGQNIQILKNANLNQYNALFMIQALRNLMTKFNWGGNGATLTRLKRGKILLPIDSKGNPNYAFMESFMKNLEQKHLRKTIKYYENKLLDSKTKA
- a CDS encoding sugar O-acetyltransferase, which translates into the protein MQNINKAKATTNATPSTDRDIFTRDINGELISPDDKDFSQILAVIENTQKLVHKLNTQALDKDSVRAVFSEIVGYEVDCSTWIFPPFYVDFGRNIKVGKNFFMNSSCTFMDRGGITIGDDVFIAPKVCLTTINHDFNPYNRKATFCKPIVIKDRVWIGINATICPGVTIGENSIIAAGSVVTKDVPPNVIVGGNPAKILKRL
- a CDS encoding aldo/keto reductase → MQNTNRREFLKTSGKLTAMAAILGSGVGSVLMADSNPYKTTLNLKGQMPMRTLGKTNPLQVSALAFGCMGLNYHRSKRLSEKEASNIVAQALEYGINFFDTAQVYGPDSNEILTGKILKPYRDKVIIATKFGFGANGDDLNSSPKRIRQVVEQSLKRLNLESLPLLYQHRFDPKTPIEEVADTMKSLIQEGKVMRWGVCELSAKSVEKAHKICPLSAVQSEYHLMWRNVESELLPTLERLGIGFVAYSPLARGYLSGKLTKNSDFDPSNDNRATFPRYQDEAMRANYQIITLLQEFGKAKGANGKDATPAQIALAYLLAKKPYIIPLFGTTNPTHLLENVQSLQVTLTQKDIKWLDSKLDNIAIVGDRYPPEQAQRVGQ
- a CDS encoding MFS transporter, which gives rise to MMNKFDTKIITITERLGFKLALFSAAMMTILGPTLITPALPAIYREFSDTPHIELLVGLSVTIPALFMMCLTPLAGILMDKFGRLKFLYPAMIFWVIAGCAGAWCDDIYSLLASRCVLGIASSFITTAASALLGDYYAVGDGRREKALSLQGFVMALGGAGLTIIAGYLASFSWHYVFYVYASGICIFILCIFYLFEPRILRKNTQILQQDSKVDYKNFIKIYFAGFFVMMIYYLAGVQFPHYIENILGLEEKYIGLAMAIPGIFYAFSAYFYKNLRIFLSIESIYVYAFVFESLGFFLVALIDDFIVTCCALAIFGIVGGIITTNNSNYLFSIAKPQVRARAYGGLASCLFFGQFISPIITTPIVLAIGFQAQFYLWAGMIMLVALVYLKNAKNGVAIHREHK
- a CDS encoding TIGR04076 family protein, translated to MCKVKIEVIKTHFDEELAKEYGVECVCPIHKVGESFISLGFDKPQGFCDEAWKAIYQYVFALAHSDKDSVFYFKDWIQKPGVAINSCNDGIRPVIFKLTRLDSKAQADDFYNE